Below is a window of Lacrimispora xylanolytica DNA.
TTACTTGTCGTGGCAGCTTTTATAGAAGCATTTATTACACCAATGATTACTTGAATAACATCCTTCTTGATTTCAAGTAAACTCTGCATGATACTATTATTAAAACAGCTCTAACCTTTTATCCAGAGTTGTTTTTTTATAATGTGTAATGGACAGGAGCACCTTAATATAACAATATTAATCTGAAATATATCTAATATCTTTGATTTTCAAAATCTCTTTTGCAACCTTTTTAATAGTAAATGAGAAAAATTGGATATCAGGAGGCCAGATATAATAATAAGCCCTCCGCCCCATTGTAATGCTGTCAGTTTCTCCTTCAATACGATCTGTGCTGTAATAAGACCCGCTACCGGAACCAAGAGCGATAAAGGAGCCACTTCTCCTGCGGAGTATTTTGCCAGTAATGTGCTCCATATACCATACCCAATCAGAGTTGCGCACAATGCCAGATATACGATAGAAAAGATGGCTGTTCCATTGATATCGGTCAGCTGATTCCATACCTGTAAAGGCTTATTGATGATGATTGCAGCTGTCATCATAGGGATTGGTGGAATCAGACTTGACCATACAACCATGCTAAACATATTTAATTTCTTTCCATGTGCCTCTGCTTCTTTTGACGCATATCTAACTACAAGATTGGAAATTCCCCAAAAAAGAGCGGCTAATATCGTTAGAAAGAATGCCGCTCCCGGTATAGCCGTTCCGCCATTGCCTCCAATGCTGCCGCTTATAAAATAAAGTCCGATTCCAGCAATGATAAGTCCCACCATTTGGCCTTTTCTGATTTTTTCTTTAAACAAAATGCCAGCAAATAGAATCGTAAAAAATGCCTGTGACTGCAAGACCACTGATGCAACACCAGCGGGCATCCCTATATTTGCTGCATAAAAAAGGCATGAAAACTGTCCTACACCAACGGTCATTCCATATATGACGATATATTTCCAACTGGTATCTGGCCGCTTTACAAATAGTATTGCAGGCAGAGCAGCAACCGTATATCTTAATGCCACCAATAAAAATGGCGACATTTCATTGACTCCTAATTTAATTACTGTAAAGTTAATCCCCCATAATAGCACAACAAATATGGCAAGTAATTTATCCCATGTTTTCATAAATTATATCCTTATCCCTCCTAAAAAAATGTTTCATCTGGTAAAAGACGATTTTAGCCTCCTTATTATACTGACTTCCAATCCCTACAATTATTATAGGCACGAAGCTTCTTTACTTAAGATACTAAAAAACTTATTATTAACTGTTATCTTTTTAAGTCGCTAATGAATTTGATTATATCTTATCATGGAAATAAAAGAAAGATATAATAAAGATCTATACTGGTTATCTACTGCCCTTCCTTCATACACTCCCTGGTGTATTTATAAAAAATATTCTGATTGGAGATGAGTATGTACAGGTTGTTCATGATTTCGAGAGTACAGAACATATACAAGCATACTTAACAATTACGATACCAACGTAACGATTTGCGGCGTAACATAAGTAACATTAAAGATCCCCATGCAACTAATTATCTGCACGGGGAACATGATTAGAGTAATATCTTTTCCATGAGTAATCTTTTACTCTTCTTGTTTTTGCTCAATCAGCCAATTTCCAACAACTTTTCTGTTATGCTGGCTTATAGGTAATATTCTTTTATTAACCATTTCTATGTAATTATATTGATAAGAGACTATATACGAATAATTTACAATGTAAGATTTATGGATTTGGAGAAAATTTTCACCCGGAAGCTGCTGCATTGCTTCTTCAAGCTTTCCATAAAATTCATATTCTCCATCCTTTTCTACTATTTTAACTTTTTTTCGATTACTCTCCAAATAAATAATGTCCTTAAAAGGTATTCTTTTATGAGTTCGGTTTATTTTAAACTCAAAATATTGATTTTCATGATCAATCAACATAATGGCTGTTTTTAAAACCTTCTTTATTTTCTCTTTTTTTAAAGGCTTTACTAGAAAGTTCAATGGACGAATATCAAATAATTTGATAGCATAACTTTCTTTTACCGAGACATATACAATTTGTGTTATATTATCATTTCTTTCTTCTCTTATCTTACGTCCAATTTCTATGCCATTAATAGTCTCGAATTCAATTCCAAGAAATATCAGATGATAAAAATTTTCTTTTATAATATACTTATATAATTCTTCACCTGAATAAAAAACATCCACCTCAAATTCTCTTCTCATACTATTTTGAAATACTATTATGACTTCTTCCAGTTGAGTACAAGTTACAGGATCATCATCACATATTGCAATATGTAGCAAGTCAATTCCCCCCATGCTTCATAAGTTTATTTCTTAATTAAATAAGGTTATTTGTATAATTAATTAAAAGTATTATCTATGAGCCTACTTTTACCTCTTTTCAATATGATTATAATAATAAGTACAATAAACATATTATTCACGATATAAGTGACATCCGGTCCTATTATACTGGA
It encodes the following:
- a CDS encoding EamA family transporter, with product MKTWDKLLAIFVVLLWGINFTVIKLGVNEMSPFLLVALRYTVAALPAILFVKRPDTSWKYIVIYGMTVGVGQFSCLFYAANIGMPAGVASVVLQSQAFFTILFAGILFKEKIRKGQMVGLIIAGIGLYFISGSIGGNGGTAIPGAAFFLTILAALFWGISNLVVRYASKEAEAHGKKLNMFSMVVWSSLIPPIPMMTAAIIINKPLQVWNQLTDINGTAIFSIVYLALCATLIGYGIWSTLLAKYSAGEVAPLSLLVPVAGLITAQIVLKEKLTALQWGGGLIIISGLLISNFSHLLLKRLQKRF
- a CDS encoding LytR/AlgR family response regulator transcription factor; this translates as MLHIAICDDDPVTCTQLEEVIIVFQNSMRREFEVDVFYSGEELYKYIIKENFYHLIFLGIEFETINGIEIGRKIREERNDNITQIVYVSVKESYAIKLFDIRPLNFLVKPLKKEKIKKVLKTAIMLIDHENQYFEFKINRTHKRIPFKDIIYLESNRKKVKIVEKDGEYEFYGKLEEAMQQLPGENFLQIHKSYIVNYSYIVSYQYNYIEMVNKRILPISQHNRKVVGNWLIEQKQEE